CGTCGAAGAAAATACTTTTTTGGAGCTCCTGGGAGCGATAACCGCTCAGCAATCTCAGATCAACACCATCAGCTGCAGCCGCACGACGCATGGCATCAAGAGAGATAGCGGCGTCTCGATGCAATTCAATGCCCGCCTCCACTGGCACCAATTGATCTACGACAGCTTCTGCATAGGGGAAATGACCCAGCAAGCGACCATCTCGTCCTGGCATTTCATCAATGCCTTCCACCACCTGTGTTTTGGAACCGAAGGGCAGCAGTTCCGGAAGGAACATCACTGTGGCCAACGACAGTGAAAAAACCAACCCACAGGTGAGGAGAAGACCTAAGCCACTCCCCCGCTTCGGTTGAGAGGAACGACTGCGGCGTGCGATGGGGATGTCATCGCGGCTGCTGTCACGCTTCCTGCTGCGGGTGGCGACAGCCCG
This genomic window from Synechococcus sp. MIT S9220 contains:
- a CDS encoding M15 family metallopeptidase — its product is MSRAVATRSRKRDSSRDDIPIARRSRSSQPKRGSGLGLLLTCGLVFSLSLATVMFLPELLPFGSKTQVVEGIDEMPGRDGRLLGHFPYAEAVVDQLVPVEAGIELHRDAAISLDAMRRAAAADGVDLRLLSGYRSQELQKSIFFDVKSERNQTAAERAKVSAPPGYSEHSTGYAVDLGDGADPATNLSASFEQTDAFSWLQDHAASYHFTLSFPAVNSQGVSYEPWHWRFEGSADALRRFEPARRLANGG